From Labrys wisconsinensis, one genomic window encodes:
- a CDS encoding xanthine dehydrogenase family protein molybdopterin-binding subunit, whose amino-acid sequence MPDPAAATMDLPRRDARDKLQGRTRYTVDRGGAGTLQAVLLRAEVASARILRLDTAKARSMPGVRAIVTAEDAPGRHGIGIADHPLFATGCVRYDGEPLAAVAAETLEQAEAAAAAIAVELEPLPAVIEMAQALTPDAPLVHPDWRDYEVLLAGAARAGNVAWEATVVRGDVDAAFARADVTIVDSVFRVGRQNHLSFEPRAVVASYEDGRFHIETSTQVPWSVRATTAKLLGIAPSQVRVTVPAVGGGFGLKFDCALEPFAALLARASGRPVKLVNSRREEMLTCLCRENAEIRIRSAVTAEGEIVGREAVVLMDCGAYGGEQIFLTTMTAHTLGGNYRLGAVRLASRAVYTNTAPNGAFRACNGVYNTFALERHTDEICAAIGMDRLAFRRRNVLGDGDLGATGQVFEGDVLGPMLDKMVALRAEKPSRAPRAEGRLHGRASVVGTWFVFVGPSAATVNLNPDGSATLVTSGVEIGSGSMVQALPQIVAAELGLKPEDVVVRTADTDAAGYDVGVGGGRTTVSLGAASTAACVEVRRKMLKVAADMLETAPEDLVLAKGRVEIVGIPGSGVTIAEIAARAQSLTGPISGSGAFTGPGVAAMPGCAAGHFIEALDIPVFAVHDCEVAVDPDTGHVEVLAYTVVQDVGRALNRRAIAGQIQGGVVQGLGYALHEEMSIGPDGRILQSGLETYRVPLAEDVVPVEIHLHEGAPSIGPLGVKGAGEVPILNVGAAIACAVADATGRRVQELPLTPPRVLALLREREGPLELAHIAKDWREKVLG is encoded by the coding sequence ATGCCGGACCCTGCCGCCGCCACCATGGACCTGCCCCGGCGCGATGCCCGCGACAAGCTGCAGGGGCGCACCCGCTACACCGTCGACCGCGGCGGTGCCGGCACGCTGCAGGCCGTGCTGCTCAGGGCCGAGGTCGCCTCCGCCCGGATCCTGCGCCTCGATACCGCCAAGGCTCGCTCCATGCCCGGCGTGCGCGCCATCGTCACGGCCGAGGATGCGCCGGGCCGCCACGGCATCGGCATCGCCGACCACCCGCTCTTCGCCACCGGCTGCGTGCGCTATGACGGCGAGCCGCTCGCCGCGGTCGCCGCCGAGACGCTGGAGCAGGCCGAAGCTGCCGCCGCGGCCATCGCCGTCGAGCTCGAGCCGCTGCCCGCCGTCATCGAGATGGCGCAAGCGCTCACGCCCGATGCCCCGCTCGTGCACCCGGACTGGCGGGATTACGAGGTGCTGCTGGCAGGGGCGGCCCGGGCCGGCAATGTCGCCTGGGAGGCGACGGTGGTGCGCGGCGACGTCGATGCGGCCTTCGCCCGCGCGGATGTGACGATCGTCGACAGCGTCTTCCGGGTGGGGCGGCAGAACCACCTGTCCTTCGAGCCGCGCGCCGTCGTGGCTTCCTACGAGGACGGGCGCTTCCACATCGAGACCTCGACGCAGGTGCCCTGGTCGGTGCGTGCCACGACGGCGAAGCTCCTCGGCATCGCGCCCTCGCAGGTGCGCGTCACCGTGCCGGCGGTCGGCGGCGGCTTCGGCCTGAAGTTCGACTGCGCGCTCGAGCCCTTCGCCGCCTTGCTGGCCCGGGCCTCGGGGCGGCCGGTGAAGCTGGTCAATTCCCGGCGCGAGGAGATGCTGACCTGCCTCTGCCGCGAGAACGCCGAGATCCGCATCCGCTCGGCCGTCACGGCCGAGGGCGAGATCGTCGGCCGCGAGGCGGTGGTGCTGATGGACTGCGGCGCCTATGGCGGCGAGCAGATCTTCCTGACCACGATGACGGCGCACACGCTCGGCGGCAATTACCGGCTCGGCGCGGTGCGCCTGGCGAGCCGCGCCGTCTACACCAACACCGCGCCGAACGGCGCCTTCCGCGCCTGCAACGGCGTCTACAACACCTTCGCGCTGGAGCGGCACACCGACGAGATCTGTGCCGCCATCGGCATGGATCGCCTGGCCTTCCGCCGGCGCAACGTGCTGGGCGACGGCGATCTCGGGGCGACGGGCCAGGTGTTCGAGGGCGATGTCCTCGGCCCGATGCTCGATAAGATGGTGGCGCTGCGGGCGGAGAAGCCGTCGAGGGCGCCGCGCGCCGAGGGCCGGCTCCATGGCCGCGCCAGCGTGGTCGGCACCTGGTTCGTCTTCGTCGGGCCCTCGGCCGCCACCGTCAACCTCAACCCCGACGGCAGCGCCACGCTGGTCACCTCGGGCGTCGAGATCGGCTCGGGCTCGATGGTGCAGGCCCTGCCGCAGATCGTCGCCGCCGAGCTGGGACTCAAGCCCGAGGACGTCGTCGTCCGCACCGCCGACACCGATGCCGCCGGCTACGATGTCGGCGTCGGCGGCGGTCGGACCACGGTGTCGCTCGGCGCCGCCAGCACGGCGGCCTGCGTCGAGGTGCGCCGCAAGATGCTCAAGGTCGCCGCCGACATGCTGGAGACGGCGCCCGAGGACCTCGTCCTCGCCAAGGGGCGCGTCGAGATCGTCGGCATTCCCGGATCGGGCGTGACCATCGCCGAGATCGCCGCCCGCGCCCAGTCGCTCACCGGGCCGATCTCGGGCAGCGGCGCCTTCACCGGGCCGGGCGTCGCGGCGATGCCGGGCTGCGCCGCCGGCCATTTCATCGAGGCGCTGGATATCCCGGTCTTCGCCGTGCACGACTGCGAGGTTGCGGTCGACCCCGATACCGGCCATGTCGAGGTGCTGGCCTACACCGTGGTGCAGGATGTCGGGCGGGCGCTCAACCGCCGCGCCATTGCCGGGCAGATCCAGGGCGGGGTTGTGCAAGGTTTGGGCTACGCTTTGCATGAAGAGATGAGCATCGGCCCGGACGGGCGCATCCTGCAGTCGGGCCTGGAGACCTATCGCGTGCCGCTGGCCGAGGATGTCGTGCCGGTGGAGATCCATCTGCACGAGGGTGCCCCCTCGATCGGCCCGCTCGGCGTCAAGGGCGCCGGCGAGGTGCCGATCCTCAATGTCGGCGCGGCGATCGCCTGCGCCGTCGCCGACGCCACCGGCCGGCGCGTGCAGGAATTGCCGCTCACCCCGCCGCGCGTGCTGGCGCTGCTGCGGGAGCGGGAGGGGCCGCTCGAACTGGCGCATATCGCCAAGGATTGGCGAGAGAAGGTGCTGGGGTAG
- a CDS encoding glyoxalase superfamily protein, with protein MPHFPHGGYDLPLAPSGDGERIAAFAALCPNERASNASPWHICLVPAKDEDMRDFRDAKAMAQTLRAALAAKGFKITVGESLELIAGTFGVADWNTLAALIRREKPLVIDRSASPTPPVAEAGDVVPLFSAGLAAALQKALVFAQQRRHEYATLEHLLLALIDDADARAVMTVCNVDFGKLTRTLVGYLDNDLKRLVVDEGTAPKPTAAFQRVVQRSSLRVHELGHNVVTGANTLEALFAETRSPAVRFLGEQDMTWDRVSEIATRGSA; from the coding sequence TTGCCCCATTTTCCGCATGGTGGATACGACCTGCCGCTTGCACCCTCCGGGGACGGTGAACGTATCGCGGCCTTCGCAGCCCTTTGCCCGAACGAGCGGGCCAGCAACGCAAGCCCCTGGCACATCTGTCTCGTTCCAGCAAAGGATGAAGACATGCGCGATTTCCGCGATGCCAAGGCCATGGCGCAGACGCTGCGCGCCGCGCTCGCCGCCAAGGGCTTCAAGATCACCGTCGGTGAAAGCCTCGAACTGATCGCCGGGACCTTCGGCGTTGCCGACTGGAACACGCTGGCCGCCCTGATCCGGCGCGAGAAGCCTCTCGTCATCGACAGGTCAGCCTCGCCGACGCCACCCGTGGCCGAGGCCGGCGATGTCGTCCCTCTGTTCTCGGCTGGGCTCGCGGCCGCACTGCAGAAAGCTCTCGTCTTCGCCCAGCAGCGAAGGCACGAATATGCGACGCTGGAGCATCTCCTGCTCGCGCTGATCGACGACGCGGATGCCCGTGCCGTGATGACCGTCTGCAATGTCGATTTCGGAAAGCTGACCAGGACGCTGGTCGGCTATCTCGACAACGACCTCAAGAGATTGGTCGTCGACGAGGGCACGGCTCCCAAACCGACGGCCGCATTCCAGCGCGTGGTCCAGCGCAGCAGCCTCCGGGTCCATGAGCTGGGCCACAACGTGGTCACCGGCGCCAACACCCTCGAAGCCCTGTTCGCGGAGACACGAAGCCCTGCGGTCCGGTTCCTCGGTGAACAGGACATGACCTGGGACAGGGTGTCGGAGATCGCCACACGCGGCTCCGCATAG